CCTAAGGGTACTTGGCCCAAGATTGAATTGAATCAGAGACCTTTCAgttgcgagccctgctccttaccactacaccacactactgcccagGACTGTGGGACTGAGACAGGGATTGTGTACATTAGTGGAGAGGCAGGACAGTAGGAGGCAGAATGTGTATTGTAATAAGTCCCTTCAGTCTTGTGAGcttatttgtattaatttgcctgtgtccccctctctctttgcccTTGCAGATGTTGTTCAAGAAGGTGGTCCCGCACCACTGCCTGGGCTCCATCTGGTCTCAGCGTGACAAGAAGCAGAACAAGCACAGCGCGCCCACCATCCGCGCCACCATCACGCAGTTCAACGCTGTGGCGGCCTGCGTGGTCAGCACCGTGCTCCGCCGCCGGCAGATCCGGCCGCACCTGCGGGCGCGCGTCATCCAGCGCTGGATCGACATCGCCCAGGTAACCGCCCCCGCCGTGAACACCTGCCCGTGCTCGCGATCCCCCACACGTCTCGCCCCCCccgcgtgcgtgcgtgcgtaaCCCTGTCTCTGTTCCCAGGAGTGTCGCATCCGCAAGAACTTCTCGTCGCTGCGTGCCATCATCTCCGCTCTCCAGTCCAACCCGCTGTACCGCCTGAAGAGGGCCTGGGCGTGCGTGAACAAGTAAGTCTGTTAGTGAGCGTGTCGGTCAGTCCTTGTGTctgtcggggggggggcggagccgATTGGGAGGTCGCCGCCTCTCTGCCCGTGTCTGTAATGCGAGTATGCATGTCCTGAAGATGAAAACAAGCTCATGAGTTCCCACAGCTCGCTTAATATGCTTTCGCCCCTGTCTTCTGTCTTCATCAGGGACAGCATGCAGATGTTCGAGGAGCTGTCGGACATTTTCTCAGATCACAACAACTACCTGACCAGCCGAGAGTTACTGATGAGGGTAAGGCAGCGCAGATGGCGTTGCAACGTTGAAGCATACAGTAAcagcacacagtaaaaaaatatacatgggTATATACTGTACCGATGTATGTCATAAATGATGGTTTATTGATGGGGTTATACAGATGATATATTGATGGTGAAACTGATTTATTGATGGTATACTGATGGTTTATTGATGTATAGCAGTGGTATAATGATGATaaactgatgtgtttgtgtgcacctCTGATGTTTCACAGGAAGGAACCTCCAAGTTCGCCAGTCTAGAGAGCTGTGTGAAGGACCACCAGAAGCGCACACACAAAAGACTGCAGCTACAGAAAGAAATGGtgagatgagagaaagagggagagacactaGATGGGGGTGTGAGAGGGCGAATAAAAGATTGTATGAAAGGGGAAGAGCAGTAATGTGGAGGCTGTTTGTAACCCCCACCTTGCTCTCCCTCAGGGTGCCATGCAGGGCACGATACCGTACCTGGGTACGTTCTTAACGGACCTGACCATGCTGGACACAGCGCTGCCAGACCTGGTGGAGGTGAGCCTCGTCTGTACAGCTTTTTGCCTGCCTGTCGcaatggagagagtgagagtaaaAAATTGTGACTGTACTTTGTGGCTCAGTTTGTGTTCTTAGTCTGTGAAGAATTCTGAAGGCACTTTTGTATCGGCTGTTCgtttctgcgtgtgtgcgcCGATCCCATGCGTCCGTTGTTTCACTGCGGCATTCTTTGCGTCTGTTTCAGGGTGGTCTGATCAACTTTGAAAAGAGACGAAGGGTGAGTATTACTTCCCCCTGTGTATTTCGCCAGCCTGCAGCCCTCTCGCATGGTTAATGCTGTAAAGCAGCGGAGACAGCCTGAAGGCCTGAACCTCCCAGGCATCTCAGTGCTCCCAGTGTGTGAAATGCCCTTCTACAAGGTCTCTAATAGCCTGTAAAATTTTGCTGTCCTTGTGCAGGAGTTTGAAGTGATCGCACAGATCAAGCTGCTTCAGTCTGCCTGCAACAGTTACTGCCTGAACCCTGACCCGGCCTTCCTGCGCTGGTTCCACAGCCAACCCCAACACAGCGAAGAGGAGAGGTGTGTACTCGGCCACTCcacctgtctttctgtcctttCTGCTCCGTCCCCGTGtctccttttcccctctctgtaccCCCGTGCCGCTCCGTGTCCCTTATGCTCCTCGTCTATGGAGTGTGCATTAATGATGCCTCTCCGGTTCCTGCAGCTACGCTCTGTCCTGTGAGATCGAGGGAGTGGGAGACAGCAGTCCAACCTCCCCGAAACCTCGTAAGAGCATGGTGAAGAGGCTGAGCCTGTGAGTACTGTCATCCCCCCTGCTCGCCCTTGCTCGCACCCCTGACTGAGTGACCCCTCACCATAGGACATGGGAACTaaactgactcactcactcatagtTCTCCTGATTGTAAagcctgtgtttctgcacagtTCTGTATTCCCACAACACCTTCCCTGTACCAGTAACCCACTAGCTGTTAGCATTGATTTCTGATAGTTACATGGCTAATTGTGATCTATTGCAACCTATCCTACTACATGCATAGCATAAGCCTTACAGCTTTGTTGCTTGACCCAGCGATTCGCAGACatgggagggtgagagagagtgagcccTGTGTATTAGCAAGCCTTAGCTTATGTAGCTTCCCTGTATAGAATAGAATGGAATGTACATAGCCCTCTCATGAAAGTCATTGGAAATGTTCTGtgtctggagaaaaaaatgtgtcatataGTTTGTTTAATGAGTCTGGTATCTGTGTGCTGTTGGCTGACCTCACGGCCCCTGTCTTGTTCCACCAGGCTGTTCCTTGGAGCAGAGGCTGCAGCTGCTAACTCCCCAGTGAGGGACAGCCCACGttcgccccctgctggcagctcAGGGGAGAGCATGGACTCCGTCAGCGTGTCCTCCAGTGATTCCAGCCCCTCTGACAGCGAGGGCCTGACACCCACGCACACCCCTGACATCACGCAAAAGAAGGTACTGACGAGTGCGCCATCGGAATGGCCGGCCAGCTGGCCTTCGTATTCGGTACGGAGCAGCAGTGCGATCCGTGTTAACCTCAGCTGTTTGTTGTGCCCCAGCTGTCGGagtcctcctcctgctcctctctgcactCGATGGACACGTCGTCGTCGTCGGCCAGCGTCCCCATTACGCCCGCCTCCCCCTCGCTGCCCGGCCCCCCCTGCACGCACCGCCGCTCGGCTTCTCTGacccccgcctcccccaccTCGCCCAGCCTCCCCCCTGCCTATAACACTCAGGCCCAGGACGCCTGCATCATCCGCGTCAGCCTGGAGCAAGGCAACGGAAACCTGTACAAGAGCATCATGGTGAGTGTGGACCGgtgttctgtatgtgtctgcTGGGTTTATATGCAGGTGAACTCCGTAACGGTGAAAGGGACTGTGTGGTTATCTGATATTGAGTGAGCTTTGGCAATCAGAATGTCACCCTGAAATTCCCTGTATAAAGAGAATAAATGGATTCTGAAGAGCTTGCTGAATAGACTGAGAATGGAAACTGTCACAAACAATTACTATTTTTTATGTACGATAAAGCTCCAGTTCCTGTGTGTACGATGTATGTACAGTGCAGGTGTCAGTCATGTGGAATATGAGTGTGTCAGAGTTTAGGTGTTATGACAATCAGTACTGGAGTTTTGACAGCGGTATTGCCTGCTCCCCTCAGCTAACCAGTCAGGACAAAACCCCAGCGGTCATCTCCCGTGCAATGGCCAAGCACAACCTGGAGGGCGAGCCATCCGAAGCCTATGAACTGGTTCAGGTCATCTCTGAGGAGAGAGGTACGCACAGGGCTTTCCCCCTTGCTTGGTCTGTTATGTGATGTCACACTTTCTCCTCTAGTTGCTATCTGAGGAGCAgcctctttttcttcctctccttccttcccgCCCTCTGTTACTATGTTACAAATATGTGTTGGCAGAAAACTGAGAATTTGTAGGGATTGTATAGAGAATTTCTTTTTCTGACTGAATTCAAGTATGTAACTTTGATGGCTTGTTAATTATTTGCGTGTGCATGTAATATTTGAAAACCCTCCTCCCGACCTTTTCAGAGCTGGTGATCCCAGACAACGCCAACGTGTTTTACGCCATGAACACCTCCGCCAACTTTGACTTTCTGCTTCGTCTGCGCGGCTCCGCCGGCCGGCCTGTCCAGCTGCGCAGCCGCTGCAGCTCCACGCTCCCACGCGCACAGCAGCGTGCAAGCTTGTCACTGCGGCTCAGCAAGGTCACGCTGTGACCCCCGGGGTAGGGGGGGCCGTGGAGGGACCGCAGAGACTGAGCTTTGGGGGGAGTGTGGGAGACTGGGGCAAAGAGGCCTTTGGCAGAACTGGAAAACTGTATACCCAGAGCCTTtgctccccttctctcccctgcTTGCCCCCTCTCCAGCGGCAAACCTGTGCCTTCCCTGCCCGAACTGCGCCCTTACTGCGGATGCGCAGTTGCTAGGGGCCTCGTTGCCAGTGGGATAGAGGCCTGGAATGGGTGCTGCCTGCTCTTCCTCCCACTAGGacattttgcacacacacacaggagacgagtcactcctctcctccatcagtatttcttttttttttttattaatgcttTCTGTCCTTCTGTTCTTATTGCTTTCCAATGAGGAAGGAGGTAGGGGAacaggaagaagaggatgaGTCTGTTTTCTGTCCTGTTGCCTTTAGTGATAATGAATGGACTCTTGCATCTGTGTTTCGGGGTAGCAggagctgtgatgtcattgcgTCTCTCCTCATGGTtttccctgtttccctgtgtgcaCTATTTGAACTTCTCATATTGTGAGCTGTGTGATGAATGCAGTATAcatgcattctgattggttcCTACTTGGTTTTAACAAGTCTGTGATAATTCTAATTGTTGGTTGGTTGTCCAGTCTCTGGGCTAGAATCACACAAAATGGGAGTGTCTGGTTGGAAGCTTGGCTTTACCTGCCTGCCCCATTAATTTTCTAATAGAGTTGCACTTGTTTATTGGTAGGTGGCATTAAGGAAGGAAGGTGTTTATAGATACTGCCCCCCATACACTGATCTTTTATCTGCTTTGCTATTTTTTACATAGTGATGGGAGTTAGGACTTGATTAGTGTAAGATTATCCTGGATCAGTTATTGGGGGCAGACCATTCTGGGAGCTGTGTACAGAGCATTGGGAGGATCGTCCACTGCACATCCAGCTTTGCACaagatgaaatgtttttgtaacaCAGGACTAAAGAAAACGTTGGGAAAATATGCAGAGAAGTTGATAAGAATAGCAGAACATTTTTTATATGTGGTTCTTCAACTCAGATTATTTccagactgaaaacacaaaagcaggAACTTGCAGGGGTGCTGTGGTGTATGTGGAATTGTGTAAGAAGGGTATATCTTCCTACTATGTGGTGCACAGTGCATACACATTATATTAATGATTGGTGTGCACCAAGACAACACACTCTGTAATTCTGTCAGTGGCATGATGTTACtaatccatatatatatatagccacAGAGACTGTTCTAAACTGTAACAGAGACTGTTCTAAACTTCCCTCATCCTGCCACTACTTCTGTTCCAAATGTTCCCTCACACTGACTGCCCGCTGTCATAGACTCTTTCACACTGACTGTTATTCCTTCATACTGACTCTTTCCCTTCACAGACTCACTGCCTCACACTCATCCTTTACACTGAATCTGGCTCCTTCACGCTGACTCTTACATCTTCACTCGTTCGTTAATGCTCTCTGCCTCACACTGGTTCTCTGCCTCACGCCGGCTCCTCATTGACATTGACTCCTCTGCCCCGACTCTGACTCCTAGCCCTGAGGTGACGAGAGGGCAGAAAGTAGAGTGTGGTTTGTCAATTCCACTGTCTTGCTTCTGATACAGCACTTGTGAGTCCACTCTGAATACTGTCACTTCTCAGTTTTTAAACATGTCCTCACTGCCAAAGAATTCTCTACatacaaaagtaaataaattattatcTTCATGAATGTCTGTTTTCATACCAATTATTAGTATGATGACTGATTGCCTTTTGGGATTATCTGTTTTTGAGAAACATATGACTAAGATGACCGCTGTCACTGCATTATGTGCTACAAGGACAAGTGCAGGTCATCAAAGAGGTACTGTAGTCTATGTGTCAGttacatttctgtgtggatTTAACAGATTTGTCTGTGTACTGGCAATATTAATGTAGGAGGAAGCAGCAATTAGTGAAAAGACTGGaaggaaatattttctttttcaaaaaaaaaaaaatctttcattaaTCATCAGCAGAGTATTGCATGTTGTCCAAATGTGTACCTAGTGACAACAGTGGTACAGTTAATCACATACTTCATTCACATGCACAATGGCGGACATATGTCAACATTAGGCCAATCCAGCTGGGTATGCAAACATTGTGTAGTTGTGTATATGGGAGTACTCTTGGATTGTCTGAATAACATGAGTTTCCCTTCCAGTTTAAACAGGATAGGATCAGTAAGATTTTAGTGTAATGGATTCTGATTGACACTGGAACCATTTAGTATTTGACTGAAGGTGAGATTACATAAGGGCGATACAAAAACGATTTGTTAATGTTGTATTTCCCTTCCATGTCCAGAAGATGGCCATGTCATTCCATCCTTCTCCTCTCCATATTTTCTCTATCTGAAAGTTATGAAGTTTATTCATACTATGTTAAATTTCAACAAGTGCATTACTTTTTGctcaaataaatggaaatatgtgAAAAGTTATTACCATACTACTAAAACATCACAGAGCAACAGTGTACACTTTTCAAATaagttttgaaaaacacaatgatgaaatttatttatgcatatgcAATGTTTTGTGCACCATCCTGACTTTTAACTTACAGAGCTGAGAAAATAGTTTCCCTTATGAGGTGCAGGAGTTTTGATCAATCGTAGAATTTCTTAGTCGTTCCTTATAAAcagctttcttgtgttttaaCCTCATATGAACTATTGGATTTAGGTCTGGGGATTTCAGCGATTTGTTCAAAGCAATTATATTGCTTAACTTTGTAGATACTCATGTGTGCTCATTTGAATCgctatatttttttcccaaaaatttGGCTTCTGTGCAGGGTGCACTTACTTTTTGGGCAAATATTTCCTGGTATGTTTGAATACATCTGTTGCTTGTTTTATGCAAGTTCCAGGAGATAACACTCAAAATAATGAGCTTTACCGTTTTGGGATCAAACTTATCACTGATAAGCATGTCCATACAGCTCAGGTTTTTGTTATCCGAGCACAAAACCTTGGACAAGATGTCATTAAGATGTTGACACCCCTGTCCCTTGATTCGTACAAACAATATAAAGGAGAAGATTTATACATCCCAAAGATGTCAGACTGTCTTGATCAATGAGTCAGTTTCGTGCCTTTGGATTTGAATCCACTTCCTCAGATATCTCTAACCTCACAGCAtcctgaggtaaaaaaaaaaaatgtcaccaagTTACCAACCCTTCAAGTGGCCTTCTCAATTATGGGAGCTGTAGTAAAAACAGTCAGGTTAACCTACATATGTGGTAGCCACCACCTGACTTGTGGAGGTCcatgaaatttttaaaaatgagccaGAAATGTGTAAGTTTGTCTCTAATTTTAGCTATGATGGCTATTAATAGATTGCTATTGTGTTTAAGATCCTTTTATACCCACTGTTGACATTCTGTGATTCCAGCCACATGTTGAGGTGGGATTATTTTGAAGGATGTAGTTTGTAGGTGCTTAGGAATATGTATAatttcaatgtgtgtgttttttaagaCACACCCCTCTTTGGAAAATATTACTGTTCTCTGTggtcttgtttaaaaaaaaagcctttctgttttatttggccaaagaaaaacaatccagtcacatttgttttctgttgaatgatgtttttgttcaaattcaACAGGGGTGTAAGTACATGAACAGGGCATTGTATATACCCTCCCATGTGTTCCAAAATTGAGAGAGTGTACACTTAAGGATAACCAGTGGAAAATGGATTGGGCTTAGCAGTAAGACAAAAGACTGTGCACATTGGCATGCTTTCAGATTGCGATTTGAATGCTACTGTCCTTAGATTCAGAGGCACTGATGTGTGCTTGTAAAATAACTATTCAGGGGTTTGGTCATTGGTTTAAAATCCTGCCTACTTCTTATTGAGTTACTGTGATATCACAGCTACATCACCATAGTGGTTCTCTGTTCTCTAGAAATTTATCTAGATGCACTTGTTTCACATGTAACAGCAACAAACACCATTCAAacaccatttttatttcatattttaaaagcattgacTGTCATTTTCAAGCAATAAAGAAATACTTATACCAAACCACAAAATAAACTATAAAAAGGATATTTTAACCACACAAACAATATGAGGGTGTAATAAATTAATCAGAAGAATATACTGAAGTGCTGTTCAGGAAGTAAGAACATTTCAGCTAAGAGTTTCAGACACCTGAGAAGAAACTTCCAGtgatatgtaaatgaaaacccTAAACCACTCTCCAACACACAATGACAAGGCAGAATGACAGACACGCTGAACTTGAGTCAGTGAGGTATTTATGACCTGACCGGTACCTACTCAGAAAGTAAAGATTAGGAACAGTTAAACAACTCAAGATATAGATAGTGTGATGGTGCACAGCCTTCAAATATCAGTTGACTGTGATTTATGATGCTGTGTTTAAAGGGacaaaattaataatgcatgctATGGAATATCAGACTTACACATGAACCCTCAGTGCACAACGCCAAACAATAATCCATTCAACTATTCAAACATCTTCACAACAACCAAATACTTTAAATgctgatatttaaaaaagatctagaaaaagacattttctttaCAAAGATCTAACCCTGGTTACAACTGGCATGACATGATAAAGTTAAAAATCATGAGTATGAATCACTGGGAATGATGGTATACATGTGGAGATGAATCCATGAAGAGCAGCATTTGATTAGCAATGTGACCTTACATCAGTGAGAGATGATGGTTGTCCCAGGAAAACACAACAACCAGCATAATTTGTTTCTCTTGCGTGTAGGTTCTGTGTAAGATGCACTGATTTCTGCAAGTGTTGGCTAACTTGTTTCTTCTACAGGACGTGGACTGTGGAATGAAAGCTCTCTGCGTTCTAGAGTATGCTACATTCCACAGCATCACCTTATCCTGTGTGAACTGCCTTCACAAGTCTCTCAGGTCAGCCAGCTGAGAGAGCACAGGGAAGGTAGTGCAGCAATGGAGACCGAATCTatgtcacaaagcaaagacACTACTGGTCAGGTTTACTCACTGTTCACAATCAGAGGGATATGGTTGTGCttagcagaacaaaaaaagaccaTAACTCCATAACTCTTTCCCTATTAAAATCTCAGCCCTACTCAGACTCTCGACGGTGTGGTGAGATTccgagagagaaaaaagaagtcAGGTCTTACAGAAGACATGAAGGTGGTCAGACTCTTATCAaagtaaaaaattgtaactagTCAGTTGCAAACCAAGTTCTATGCTTGAATTAGCATTTCAATTTGAGAATACTGCCCGCAGTTTATTtcccaaaaaacaaagccaatcaCTTGACTGCCATTTAagtacatttatacatatggaGTGTAAATATCCAGAGTTGTTTCAACTTAGTTCTGATTAATGCATTATACATGTCAATGCAATAGAAAAATATAGCAAAAGGTCCtttatatttcataaacagTCAAAATCCAACCTCTAAAGTTCATTTGAAATAGAGGCAAGAGAAGTTTCATACAGCTATAAGGGGTGTaatgccctctagtggcacACTCAGCAATCTTTGTGAATGTGCTCTGAACACATTTGCGTAAGGTCCCATGCAATCTGTATTACCATAAAGACATCTTAAGCCTGAAAAAGAAGCAGTAGTTTGACTTTATTCTGTCCTTCACTGCACCTCCTAAAGTGCTTAATCTAGTGTGGTACACAAAGCCTTCTGATTGGCTTATTAGCACAGGTACAACTTGagtaatgtgtgtatgtgctggcaGAATTTTCTGAcagagcgcgcacacacacacactgcagaagcATGTTCATGGATATCACTGATAAGACTAGCAGCCATATGGGAAATCAAAAAACACctgtaaaaaaacatattgcataTACATGTTGTAATATGCCTCTTGACACATGCCAGTAGAAAATGTCTAACAAACTATGGTGCAAATAAGTATGAGTTATCTTAAGGCTTCTGAGGGTCCTGGTGAATTCACTGAGATAAAGACAACTGTCCTGAGGTTGGACAGACTAAAGGCAGCTGCAATTTTGAACAAGACAATCTTTCACTCAGAGAATCAGCTTCAGTCTAGCTAAGCATATAATCTGCATCACCCATAAGGACTTCAATAAATCACAAAGACTACtactaaatgtattttatggttATCACTACTGTATAGGTTTAAGCATTCAGACATTGCACCATAAGCAGGTGCACTGCTACCTTGTGCTAACATATGTCACGGGCACTTCATGACAGCCCCCCAAACTTTTCAGAGTTTAAGGTGTCTTTGTTCCTTACAAATAATATACTAACAAAGTAGGAGAAGAGGGAGTCAATGCCGTAACTATGGAAATAGTACTACACTTACAAATTCACTTAAAAACAAATGCCAGGCATGGAAtgtgcagcacctgcagcaAGCGATGACACCTAGTGTTGGGTAACATTTGGTGAATGAGTAAGGTTGCTGAGCAGCGAGTCTGAGCACTCCTCACTGTCATCCCTGTACTACAGCCTGGCCTCACCTCCCCATGCCACAGCAGCCTGGCCTCACCTCCCCATGCCACAGCAGCCTGGCCTGCACATGCAGATAGgcctcagctgctgcagctgttctGATCTTCCGGCCTACTAATTGATTTCACGAGGCCGAGACCAGATGAAATATCGGCCACATTTTTTGGCTACATCATAGCAGCTTTTACATATGGTCACAGGTAGAGCAGCTGTGCAAGGGGAGAATCCCACTTTTTGattctttgaaaacaaatgcCGCGCTGCAAAGACTGCAAAGGTCTCTGCAACAACAGGGAGCGTAGATTTCTCAGACTGGCCAACCGTTTTGCATTGAGTTTAAAAATTCTCCCCTCTCAACCACCATCCTTGTGAgatctgaaaaatgtgaagtCCAGGTCTTATTGTGTGCTTGAGAAAAGTAGTGCTTGAACGTGGGTCTGAGCTTCCTTGAGTGAGAATGAACTGTCCTTCAGTTGAAACTACTAAATCCGGACGGGCACTGCACCAGCAGGGCTGAACCTACAGGCCCTCCAGGGGGCAGGGGAGTCCCTGAGCTGAGCCCTTGCGGCCGATCATGGAGGGGTGGAAGTTGGGATGGCGGCGGGCGTGCTTGACGAGGTGATCACTGCGCATGAAGCGCTTGTCGCACAGCGGGCACAGGAAGCGCTTCTCGCCCGTGTGGGTCCGGACATGTCGCGCCAGCTCGTCGGAGCGGGCAAACTTCTTCTCGCAGCCTGGCCAGGCACAGAGGAAGGGCCTTTCACCTGGAACATGCACAGACATCACGCTGCTGGTTCACCACAGTGAGCCTTAAAACCGCCTTAACAGAATCAAGAGAGATCTCTGAAGGGTTTGTGCTTTAGATATTTGATTACTGATTACAGTATCCTCATGCAATTGAAAGGCAAATGTGAATGCATCAATATACTAGTATACATTACTACAGTGAAGCACTGTTACCTTGTATATTAACATGCTAGTTGAGTCATAAGTCTTTGTAATATCAATCTGAATAAGAAAACCAATGCTGATTTCCATGGTGATTGATGCTAGTTATTGCCTTGCTTTTGTATTTCGATTAGATGTGATTTCTGTCCACTGAGTGAACACAGAGCTTCTCCCAGCCATAAAACTGACAAATGTACAATTAATCAATGAAAAGACATGTCTCggttcaaatacaaataaatggtACTGCCTTCAGGATCAGTTTAACTTGGCACATGTTGgtctacatacattaaaaacactaGATTCACACAGAGAATatgatttaaatttaatatttggtAGATAAGTTTATTTGGTAACCAGGAAAAAATTCTTTGTGCTGTTTGCTAGATAGCTGTAAATATAAACcagtgttattttaaaaaaaacccactatCATTACCActataaatactgtattagGATAATGGATAATGTTCATGTAACAAAAACACCTGAACTTGAACACAAACTAAAGAGATGGATAGCCATTATGATTTAGAGTATAACTGCCAGTAGAGGGACTGCAGGGACTCTGTTAAGAATGCCTTTTGCTGTTGCTTTCAAGGAAAGTGTCTTTTTTCCGCGAACACTGTACTACAGTGTTTGTGTCTATAGTAGTTTGGCAGCCATCTTAGATTCACTGCCGTCATGCTTAATTAAAATAGCCACACATTTCACTGGGTGCAACTAATACAAAACGTCCCTGACTGGATGAGGCCCACAAAGAGCAAGTAGACCCTGCCATGCGCAACAGACACCTTAAAAGAATTGACATACATTTTCGTACCGGATTTTACGGTCTAAGGACGTTTTAACATGTGGTTCCtaaaatgtaggcctacagtAGCTCCAATGGATGGGGTTCTAAAACTTGCTAACTACAGCTATCCCCAAAACGGTTATCTTGGCAACTAACTTTACAGAATTTGCTTTGCTTGgtcttccattttttccccattttcaacTACAGGGTAATAACCCAGTTTGACTGTGTCGCGAAAAAGTAAATTACTTCTGGTAACGACTAACgggacagctagctagctattagcAAAAAGTATAATCACCCTCCCTCATGTAAAAAGGTTCCGAACTGAAGACAAACTTTGTATGAAAGACATACTCTAACTTTGGAACATGCAAAATTAAGACCGGTTTTGAACATagactttgaaaatgaattgcatcTAGTTAACATTGAGCGTGGGTTTTATATCGCAAACCTGAAGCAAAATAGATAAATGATCAAAGATAATGAATCATTGTAGAGGTTCTGCgctaaaaatgaattaatatcaTCATTATTTAATATCTACCTgcttaaattttaaattatgagaaaatattttttcattctaGACACCCTctcaaaaaacaacacaaactttATCTTGCCCTGGTTACTGAGAACTAATTTAATTAACATACGAATCCAGAATACCAGTCCTCC
The nucleotide sequence above comes from Megalops cyprinoides isolate fMegCyp1 chromosome 2, fMegCyp1.pri, whole genome shotgun sequence. Encoded proteins:
- the rgl1 gene encoding ral guanine nucleotide dissociation stimulator-like 1 isoform X2 encodes the protein MREALTMKFAWKAKMSSVQDWGEEVEEGAIYNVTLKRVQIQQAANKGARWLGVEGDRLPPGHTVSQLETCKIRSIRAGTLERLVETLLTAFGDNDLTYTSIFLSTYRAFASTEAVLQLLLDKYGNVEDSEGENKQCSPSDNRGAVRNALASILRAWLDQCPEDFQEPPAYPCLNRVLDFLQRALPGSEPLRRAQSLLEQLQRQANVDPEAEACFHGNSPFCLGEEEEVEIEVQEDFLSFEADLVAEQLTYMDAMLFKKVVPHHCLGSIWSQRDKKQNKHSAPTIRATITQFNAVAACVVSTVLRRRQIRPHLRARVIQRWIDIAQECRIRKNFSSLRAIISALQSNPLYRLKRAWACVNKDSMQMFEELSDIFSDHNNYLTSRELLMREGTSKFASLESCVKDHQKRTHKRLQLQKEMGAMQGTIPYLGTFLTDLTMLDTALPDLVEGGLINFEKRRREFEVIAQIKLLQSACNSYCLNPDPAFLRWFHSQPQHSEEESYALSCEIEGVGDSSPTSPKPRKSMVKRLSLLFLGAEAAAANSPVRDSPRSPPAGSSGESMDSVSVSSSDSSPSDSEGLTPTHTPDITQKKLSESSSCSSLHSMDTSSSSASVPITPASPSLPGPPCTHRRSASLTPASPTSPSLPPAYNTQAQDACIIRVSLEQGNGNLYKSIMLTSQDKTPAVISRAMAKHNLEGEPSEAYELVQVISEERELVIPDNANVFYAMNTSANFDFLLRLRGSAGRPVQLRSRCSSTLPRAQQRASLSLRLSKVTL
- the rgl1 gene encoding ral guanine nucleotide dissociation stimulator-like 1 isoform X1; its protein translation is MPRNDAGAMISHYPLVSLLPWPPGPHTPELESALLEGEGGVALQRYQPRSPDSSPRRWSSVQDWGEEVEEGAIYNVTLKRVQIQQAANKGARWLGVEGDRLPPGHTVSQLETCKIRSIRAGTLERLVETLLTAFGDNDLTYTSIFLSTYRAFASTEAVLQLLLDKYGNVEDSEGENKQCSPSDNRGAVRNALASILRAWLDQCPEDFQEPPAYPCLNRVLDFLQRALPGSEPLRRAQSLLEQLQRQANVDPEAEACFHGNSPFCLGEEEEVEIEVQEDFLSFEADLVAEQLTYMDAMLFKKVVPHHCLGSIWSQRDKKQNKHSAPTIRATITQFNAVAACVVSTVLRRRQIRPHLRARVIQRWIDIAQECRIRKNFSSLRAIISALQSNPLYRLKRAWACVNKDSMQMFEELSDIFSDHNNYLTSRELLMREGTSKFASLESCVKDHQKRTHKRLQLQKEMGAMQGTIPYLGTFLTDLTMLDTALPDLVEGGLINFEKRRREFEVIAQIKLLQSACNSYCLNPDPAFLRWFHSQPQHSEEESYALSCEIEGVGDSSPTSPKPRKSMVKRLSLLFLGAEAAAANSPVRDSPRSPPAGSSGESMDSVSVSSSDSSPSDSEGLTPTHTPDITQKKLSESSSCSSLHSMDTSSSSASVPITPASPSLPGPPCTHRRSASLTPASPTSPSLPPAYNTQAQDACIIRVSLEQGNGNLYKSIMLTSQDKTPAVISRAMAKHNLEGEPSEAYELVQVISEERELVIPDNANVFYAMNTSANFDFLLRLRGSAGRPVQLRSRCSSTLPRAQQRASLSLRLSKVTL